The DNA region TGGGGGTTGCCAGTCAGCCGGCCGGGGCCTGTGGCTGACATTCTTCGCCGGTCCGAGTTTAGGAAGGCGCCGCCGATCCCGTCAATTGCGGGAACCCTCGGCGGAACGCACGAATCCGCCGGTCCGGACCTCGTGCGCGGTCTCCCGAAACGGGGCGCAATGCGGACGCAACACCGTTGCCACACTGGGGCGGTGAGCGGACGCCGGGGTCCGGACCGGCGGTTCCGGTCTGACGGGTCGTCGGGCGTAGGGGGTCGGCAGGGGTCGGCCGGCGGGCCGTGCGCGAAGGGCCCGGGCGACCGCGCTCAGCAGGCGCAGGTGATGCCGGAGCGGGGTGCGGTCAGGTCGTCCACGGGGCGCTGTCCGGTGCCCCGGTCGGTGTCGTAGGCGAAGCCCTCGCGGGCCCAGTACTCGAAACCGCCGAGCATTTCCTTCACCCGGTAGCCGAGCCGGGCGAAGGCGAGCGCGGCGCGGGTGGCGCCGTTGCAGCCGGGGCCCCAGCAGTAGGTGACGACGGTCGCCGCGGGGTCGACGAGCGCGGGCGCCAGTTCGGGGATCCGCGCGGTCGGGATGTGCAGCGCGCCGGGGATCCGGCCCTGCGCCCAGGCCGCCTCGGCCCGGGAGTCGACGACCACCAGCCCGGGGACCCCGGCGGCCAGGTCGGCGCGGACGTCGGAGACGTCGGCCTCGAAGGCGAGCCGGGCCAGGTAGTGGGCGGCGGCGGCCTCGGGCGCGGCGGCGGGGACGGTGAGAACGGCACTGCCGGTCATGGCGGGGGCTCCTTGCCTCGGTTGGGGCGGTGATCCGATCCTCGCCCGGGCGGGGCCGGGTGCGCGATCGGCGTGATCGCCTGCTCCCGCCAAGATCCCGCCACTCCCCGCCGGCAGCCACCGGCACCCGTCGGCACCACCGATCCCCGCCGGCTGCCCACCGGGCCTCACCGGGCTGCCCACCGGGCCGCATCGGGCCGCCCGCCGCGCCGCGGGGCGGCGGCACCGCGCCCGCGCGGGGCGGACGGCGCCCCCGCTACCCCGTCAGCCCGTGCTCCGTCAGCCGCGCCCGCAGTCCGGCCAGTTCGTGCCGCACCAGGGCCGGCAGCCCCGCGACGCCACCGCCCGCCGTGAGCACCGGACCGAGCAGCTCCGCCGCCGCCCCGGGATCGCGCGCCACCAGCAGGCAGTCCGCCACCCGGACGGTGAACAGCAGCCGGGCGGAGGGCAGTTGATCCGGGGCGAGGAGCGCCAGCGCCGTCTCCGCGGCGGCCACGGCGCGGCGGGCCAGCCGGAGGTCGTCGGCGGCGGCCGCCGCGTCGCGCAGCGCGGCGGCGGCGCCCGCCTCGACCCGCAGCCGCATCGAGGCGATGGAGAGCCAGGCCGCGTCCGCCTCGTCGTGGGCACTGATGTGGTCGAGGTGGAGCCGGGCGCGGGCGATGTGCCGGACGGTGGCGCGGACGTCGCCCGCGAGGCCGTAGGCCCGGGCCTGGCCGATCTGGCTCATCGCGCCCGCCCAGTGCCGGTCGGGGGCCGCCCGGGCCATCTCGCGGGCGTAGCCGAGGGCGGCGGCGGGGTCGCCGTCGAGGCGGGCGAGGGCGCTCATGTCGCTGAGCGCGGCGACCTGGGTGGCGGGGTCGCCGGCCAGCTCGGACCAGCTGAGCGCGCGGTCGAAGCAGGCCATCGCGGTGGCGTTGCGGCCGTCCTGCATGCGCAGGGCGCCCGCGGCGTGGGCGTACTCGGCGGCGAGCCGGGCGAGCGGGCGGCGGGCCGGGCCGGTG from Kitasatospora sp. NBC_00458 includes:
- a CDS encoding rhodanese-like domain-containing protein, which translates into the protein MTGSAVLTVPAAAPEAAAAHYLARLAFEADVSDVRADLAAGVPGLVVVDSRAEAAWAQGRIPGALHIPTARIPELAPALVDPAATVVTYCWGPGCNGATRAALAFARLGYRVKEMLGGFEYWAREGFAYDTDRGTGQRPVDDLTAPRSGITCAC
- a CDS encoding helix-turn-helix transcriptional regulator — its product is MHRNRGAATFAEDERWRAFGIRLRQWRRRAGLTQAQLGAEIGYDHTAVSKLEHGTRRTSPRLADRLDDLLAAGGELRTACRRAEDGAPEDAAAALPADWARPPLPDPPVSLVGPALPPGLSVWVPARLPDYGMLCPLHDAAGCAVPEPADLTALHAAFRAADPGTAPPLDPDTAHALTGLLAAHLRAGEAPTGPGNAAVEETLRVILRRLTARPTGPARRPLARLAAEYAHAAGALRMQDGRNATAMACFDRALSWSELAGDPATQVAALSDMSALARLDGDPAAALGYAREMARAAPDRHWAGAMSQIGQARAYGLAGDVRATVRHIARARLHLDHISAHDEADAAWLSIASMRLRVEAGAAAALRDAAAAADDLRLARRAVAAAETALALLAPDQLPSARLLFTVRVADCLLVARDPGAAAELLGPVLTAGGGVAGLPALVRHELAGLRARLTEHGLTG